The genomic region GGTTTTGAAATATTTGAAGTAAAGGAGGTAAGCTTACATGGTAAATTTAATGGTTATCTTCTGACGTAACCAATAAAGATGGATAGTGATAAGGTTTAGGGGTGGCGGTGTGTGTGTGGTTTCTATTTGATGCTTGTCATATCATCTTTGCTTAGCATTATGGTTAAGTGGTAAGTATGCATTGGAAATGAATACGGTTACCTTCTGATGTAACCAACAAGGATGGTTAATGATAATGATTAAGGGAGGGCGATGTGTGTGGTTTATTTGATGTTTGTCTTTTCATCTCTGCCTCACAcgtttcaattttgttttgttaGGAGTGTTGAGAGATTTTATTTCACTTCGTACCAAGATCTGTCTTTTGAATTTGGGCTTATAGTGGCTTGCCATTTGGTTGGTTTTATTTACGTGTATTTTTTAGAAGCTTTGATATGATTGTGGGCATTATAATAGGTGATCTTCGGCATTAATTATATTTTGATCAGCCACCACTGTATGTTTCCATTATGAATCAGGGTGCCTTCATTTTAAGTCGAATATGTCGGCACGAGTTGGTGAATTATGGTCCAGATAAGGGATTTTTTGTATGATTATTCTGAAATGGCTATTTATTCTTATCTACAGTGTCTTTGGTAGTATAGTGTCATCGATTTTAGAATTCTGTGGTGTCTCTATGGTTTATTCTTCTGCACTAGTTTGGCAGATGTCATCGATAATTATGGGTTTAATTTTGAGAAACTTAGCAGAGTTTTTATTTTGCATTATGAAGAAATGGAGTATGAAATTCGTAGGGTGGTGGGTAATAGTTGGTTGCTCTCtcatgtttatatctctttttcTGAAGTTTGTGTCTCGTTTCTCACTGTATGCTTTGATGTGTAATTGGATAAAACACTGGTTTGGCTGTTAGCAGCTACATTCCTGGCTCCTCCATTTCACATTTTGGATaatattgagtcagctttggataATTACATGTTTGATGTGGGTTCTTTCCCTTATGTTGGTTTTCTTCCTTGTCATGATCTATTGGATAATGGGTGGTGTGGAGAGCTGTTATTTGAAGTTAGAATGGGGTTAATATGTGATAGCATAGATAATGCTTTGAAAGGTTTGAAAAAATTGTGAGATTTTGTTTCTCCTCATATTGTGTATAGGGCTCTCGATGTgttaaatttttgttttgtttcattggCTCCTCCTCTCCCTGTAGCTCCACTATAGGTTCCTCCTAATTTGCCAAGCACTCCCTCGGAGGAAAGCTCGAGTTCTTGGTATTGAATTATGATATAATTATGTTGTCTTCAACAGTTTCTATTTGACATTCTTTTTTGGCAGGATGAAAGATGGTGTTGGGAGTATGGCACTTGGAGTTTCCTGTGCATTTTGGTTtgatctgcatatatatatatatatatatatatatatatatatatatatatatatatatatatatatggcattgaAAGAACTCATATGTTGCAGATTATTGTATCATCCCTTAGAGGGGCTGAGTGTATATTCTCAATATTTTGTAGGATTTAGGGTGGGGGTTTTGTATATttgaaaatctatgtaaaatatggATTTAGACAGCTTTTGTATGGGGGATCTTTGGTCAGTTTTTCTTTTTAAGGGCcgtaaccagaggttttcttgtgggttctttcttgCCAGAatgccctttgaacccgttgtaaaaaagtatattttgaataaataaaaaatagtttaGTGGTAtgtccacttttattaaaaaaaaaatgaatctaaaCGCTTCATGTATGCCTCTATTTCTTGATGATGGATCCTTGTGTGATCCAAAACTTTGATACAAAAACTTTCTAAGTTAATTTTAGAAGAAATCTTTTGAAGACTAAATAGATTGTGGAAAACTCATGTTAATATCATTCTTTTTTTGTCTGTAGTTTTATGGTAACAAGTATATAAAGTATCATTATTTTTAATTTAGAATCTAAAAGATCtttaatttgtcaaatttatttaaaagatgATTCTAGATTCTTTGAGATATTATATTTCCACAATCTATAATATTGAATCtaaatgcttataaattaaattatGTATGCCTCCTTCATAATGATGGATTGTTAAGTGTGATCCAAAACTTCCATGCAAAAAGTTATATAGTCAATTTTAGAAGTTATCTTTTAAATAATAAACGGATGGAAAAATCACACAACTAGCATTGCATTACATGGGAGGGAAATTGTTTTTTTATGCAAAAATTATTGAGATGGAGCTCTTCAAACAAATGTTCATATTCTTAATAATGATCACTGGGTGTGATCTAAAACATCCATGTACAAGGTTTTGGATTTTATTCCGTTATCTATCATCACAATCACACTCTCTGATCTATCATCATCTTCTATCTCTCTTAGCTGAGAGACAAAAAATGATGATAGATCAAAAGTATGATTCAAAATGCCACATACATtctaataaaaaaatgacaataattaaattataaattatcgAAATCTGATATACTAATCTTTTGAATCAATAAATTAAACTCTCCTAATAAATACTCCTATTCCTAATAACAATAGATCGCTGAATACGATCATCCGAAATTACTATACAAAAACATATACATAAACGATCTCTTGAATACCAAATCTTGAACTTTGTTTTTAAATAGAAGTTAAACAGGCTCAAACCTTTTGACTGCCAGAATTAAACCGGATAGATCTAATTCtgtcaaaaagaaaagaaatgttatGAGATTTGCAGAGCCATGAGATAACTTTCCAAGTGGAGAGTAGGAACGTGTAGTTGACAGACAAGTTTTGCAAGTGTATATCTGTCATTATCAACTGCGTTGACAAAAGTACGTGCGCACAGTTTGTGTAAAGCCATTTTATAGTACGACAGAAATTTGTGGGCCCAATGGGCGAGGGAAAGAAAGTGACAAGTAGCGAACCCAGTCATCTGACACGTAGACGAGACGATGACGTGGACGTGGCGGTACGGGTTTTCTGTAACGGCAGGGAGCGCGGAATGCATGAATTGTCCGCCATTTTAGTGATGGTTCATCACGCTTCAATCATCTCTTTCTGCTTTGCGGAAGAATGTTGCTGCCACGTGTCACCGCCATTCTTTTGATCTGCACACCGCTCCAAATTCCATTCTCTATAAATGAATGATTAGAGTGCTCCAACTATCTGGACTGCGCATTCTTTCTCttctattctttcttttttttttaactctCTTCAACTCAAAATTCATACAAATGGGAATTTTCAGCCTAAATCATCCCATTGTTTTGGCCCTTGGCCTCCTTGGTAACGattaaaggatttttttttttctttgtgtttctattgtaaGTTCAAGTTCAAGGAAATGAACTGacttttgtttttgtgtttgattcTCAGGGAATATCATTTCGATTATGGTGTTTCTTGCTCCATTGTAAGTTTAATTATAATGAAATCCATCAGTTTTCTTTTATGTTCTTCTGGTGAACGTTCAATATTAATATGCATTGTCTTTCAATTTAGTTTTGTCAGTGTTTTTATCAAAATCTATGATTTGTTATCAGAAGGAGAAATTCAGATCATTTTCTGATGATGAATTATGGAATTTGATCAGAATTTATTTTTCTTCTCTGGCTTTCTGTTTCTGATGATGTCACTTTCTCCTTGCTGATGATAGATCGTAGAGTTTGATTAGTATGCATTGTTCTtttttctcaatgcttccaatcaaattttgtgattcatcattagaaCACAGAAAGTGGGATCATTCTCTGTTTTCTGATCATAAATCATTTTTCTTCTTTCACTAGCTGTTTTTTGAAAAAAGATGGACGGTGGTGATTAAAGTTTGATTAGTATGTATTGTTCTTCTGTCTCAATGCCTTTCAATCAAATTTTTTGATTCATCATTATGGATCATTTTCTGGGTCATACAGTTTGATTGGAattcatttttctcttttcttgtatTAGCTGTTATCTTGTTCTATTGTAAGTTTCAGCACAATGAAATTCAtcagttttctaatgtttttttggTTTTCTCAAATTTACACGTTTAATATTAATATGCATTGTTTTTGGGTCTCAACACTTCCAATCAAactccatgattcatcattagCAATGATAGATTATAGAATTTGAGTAGaaccaacttctcttctctcatttTCTGATTCCTAATGATTAATCATAGAACTTATTCCATCCAAACGAAATAGCATCGCTGGCCCAAGCCCATCCATTTGATTTTCTCTGAGAACCTATCTAGTATTTTCTTTCTTTCCTGTCCAGAGCCATAATAGTAATGATAAAAAATGCCAagaaaaaatatgaataaaaaatcACAGAAAAAGATATGTATGCTGTATGATGGGAAGCATTCAATTTTCTTTTGATCCTCTGAATAGAATTAGGATTTTTATGTGGTCTTACTAATATTATACTTTGACCTTCTCttggttttttttttctcttttcaggCCAACTTTCATTCGGGTGTACAGAAAGAAGTCCACTGAAGGTTTTCAGGCAATTCCATACGTAGTTGCATTGTTCAGCGCCATGTTTTGGATGTACTATGGCGTGATGAAACCTGACTGTACTTTAATTGTGACTATCAATTCTGCTGGTTGCATTATTGAGACTCTCTACCTTTCCATATACGTAGCCTATGCTCCCAAACAAACCAAGGTATGTATGCATATACAACAATAACTATTTTGCATTttaacaaaattttgagaaaaaaggaaAAGATCTGACAGATTTTGTGTGTATACagatattgattgcaaaattgctCATATTTCTGAACATGGGTGTTTTTGGATCTGTGGTATTATTTACCCTGTTGTTTTCGAAAGGAAAGAGACGAATCGTCATAGTGGGTTGGATCAGTTCAGCAATATCTGTCACAGTATATGCAGCTCCATTGAGCATACTGGTAAGTCAATCAGAAGTCTTCATAACATAATTATTCCATTGAATACCCAATATTTTTTGAAGGAATACCTGATGAAGTTTCCCAATGTTTGTTCATGGCAGAGATTAGTAATTTGTACAAAGAGTGTTGAATTCATGCCCTTTTATTTGTCCTTCTTCCTGACTGTCAATGCCACAATCTGGTTTGCCTATGGACTTCTGATCAGAGACATGTTTGTTGCAGTAAGTATATTAATACCAACTTAGCCTACACAGTATATATCTACTTATTTTTAAGATTTATCGGTTTGGGTTATGACCTAATGAAATTGTTTTTGCAGCTACCCAATGTGTTGGGATTCCTCTTTGGAGTAGTGCAAATGGCAGTGTACATTTTATATAGAAATTCAAAGGAAGTGAAAGATGACAAGGCAACGGATCTTGCAGGAATTAATGGAAAGATGAACCCAATAAGTTTAGCAGAAATTCATCCCATTGACATTCCTCCCTGCAAACATAATGGTGATGAAAATTCAGGAAACCCAGTGCAGATGAGTGTTTGTGAGGTTGACAGAAAACAGTCAGAATTAACAGCTGTTTAAGCTGAAATTAGTGGCCTCAATGGCTATCTGAATTTTTAATGATGCTTCCATCAGGGAAGACAATCATAACTGCTGATCCAGCTTCATTGGCAGAAAAAAATCATAATATGCAGATCTGGTGATAGAAAATTGCTTCCAGGGGAAGTGCTGACCATGATTTATGTGTAGGGTGTGCATATTGGCTTCTTGGAtcgtttttttcttcattttcagtGGTTCAAGTATTCATTGTTTTAAAAGTTTGCAATAGTTGTGATGGTGGTCACACCTCCATCAGAAATCTAATTCTAAATCTACTCTTTGATTGAGGATAAatttgaaaagaaattaaaaaaaatagtttgaCAAAATggtattaaattttctattttgatctttacttttaaattttttgaaacaatctaTAAGAttgtaatttaatttaatttttttattatttttagcaTTTTATTGTAAATGAAATAAATTTATGTGTTTGTAATGTTGATCACTTAAGTCACCTTTCTTCCATAACTTCTCTATATTGACGCATCTTATTTTTTCAGAAAGAGTTAGATAGGCAGACACACATTATTTAATATAAAACTCATAAGAAGGGGGACTTAAGTGATCAACATTGATTGATCTTGAAAGTTAGCATGGCTAAATGTTgttttcaaataaaaaatgcaagGAAATGTTTATCCAAATTTTGGTATGTAATACGGTAATTCTAAACTATTAAACCATACAACAATATTATACAATAGTACGCATTAAAGTGATCAAAGAAAGCAACCACCTAATAAATATCACCCAAAGTGATATTGAGGCTCAGTTAATCCTTAATGCAATATTGTTCTCAAATGTTTAAAATCTTGTGGACCAAATGACACTTGGTAATTACCACATCTCATTTCTCCCAACCACATTTAAGGGGATTCCATATGAGACAAAGGCTCAACATCATGAGTATAATAACAAAATCATATACTTGAACCTAACAAAAGGTCTTTGGAAAAGCCTAGAAGGATGAAGAAACATCAGAATGGGTGGACAATAATATCTTAGAGGGATAGCCCATAGTGATGTTTACTTCTATAATGGTGAAATGGAAGATGCTCAAAATAAGCTAGAAGAAGTAGAATGCAAGGTTGTTGACCTCAAAACAAAGTGCAAATGATGTTGCAGAAAAAAATAGCCTCTAAAAAATGTGGGTATCTATTGACATCACAAATGATGTCTAAAAGGGACCTTAAGATTCGTAGACTAGAACATGCAACATTGAAATAAGGTTTGGATGTAATTAGGGAGGATCATAATTTGAGAATTTATATTTCAAAGGAGGAATCTTACAATTTGACTAGTTTAGACAACTCTTATGTTGTTACCACATCCTTATGGACTTAAATAAACAACTTAATTAGAAGCACACTTTTTATTTAATATTTCAGTATGTGATGAAATTTGTGCTCAATATGTGAATgatttagcaatataaccaaacaaaatacaaaaatcaaacaaacactcAAGATGAGGCAAAATAGGTTAGACAAGAATAAAACTTAATGAAATGAAACTATATAAAACTCCTTATTGTGTAGATTTGCCCTTGATGTTCGATTTATATTTGTGCTCACTCAAGATTTTGGTAGCATAACAACTTCCAATGTAAAATGGGTGATATAGATAAAATGGTTAAGGGTTGGATTTATAGGATTCTGGATGAGATAAATGGATGGTTGATATTTCTTGATGAGGATCAAGGGTTGAGGATGAAGGAGaggaataaaagaattaaaaattccttttagGGCACTTGAGGGGACAAGCCCATGTGCTTGTGTAAGAAGTCCATGTGCTTGATGTGATGGGAGGAATTGACCTCACTTAATCAAGGACTAAGTGGTTGCACATGCTTACTGGAGTGGGTTAGGTGGAGACTATGATTAGAATTAGGATGGAAGTAAAAATGTAGAaggatgcaagtggatgagggtaaataaaatttttgaattaattttaatttcaaattggaGGAAAGGGTAGATGGGGATTTGATTATATAAACAtgaagttttatttaattaaatagatggtCTTAGAGGTAGTGctgaataggtaaattaattaaatttattacctTAGGAAATAGACTAGAAAATAGAGTCCAATAATGATGTTTAATTaaaataatgaattatttaattaatagaagtagccAAAATAGATGAACATTGGGAATAAATTGCTAAAACACAAGTGATCAGTTTTAGGTGTCCACATTTTTCCCTTCTTTGAGAGAGTGCTATGAAGTAGTATCTTTCAAAGAAGATTAAGACATACTCGAGTGAAGAAAGAAGATGTGAGTGTTGAAGGAAAGGTTGAGTTGGATCCATAGCCTCTATTCTCTCCTTCCAAAAACTAATCAGTGGTGCACTGTCTAAGAGGGAGAATTGAATGCAAATCTAGTGTGCCCCCCACTCATGTTTTGGGTGTTGAGATGTCCTCAGCATGGCAAAGTGTGGGAAGATCTTTTGGGGagatttttggatgtttttggaggTCCACAACATAGCTATTAATTGATGTGCATCTATCTAGAGGAGATTTATAGTTAATATATTTTGTCTCTAGATTGATGTAGTGGCTTCTCTTAGGGGGGGCAATGATATGGTTGCAGTTTGATGAATTT from Cryptomeria japonica chromosome 3, Sugi_1.0, whole genome shotgun sequence harbors:
- the LOC131035626 gene encoding bidirectional sugar transporter SWEET14 → MIRVLQLSGLRILSLLFFLFFLTLFNSKFIQMGIFSLNHPIVLALGLLGNIISIMVFLAPLPTFIRVYRKKSTEGFQAIPYVVALFSAMFWMYYGVMKPDCTLIVTINSAGCIIETLYLSIYVAYAPKQTKILIAKLLIFLNMGVFGSVVLFTLLFSKGKRRIVIVGWISSAISVTVYAAPLSILRLVICTKSVEFMPFYLSFFLTVNATIWFAYGLLIRDMFVALPNVLGFLFGVVQMAVYILYRNSKEVKDDKATDLAGINGKMNPISLAEIHPIDIPPCKHNGDENSGNPVQMSVCEVDRKQSELTAV